GGAGCTGGTCGCGGCGATGACCGCGACGGTGTTCGACCTGGCCGAGCAGTGGCCGGTGCGGTTCGCCCTGGTCCTGGCCGACGAGACACCCGCCGCGCTGGTGCTGAACGTCTCGCACGCGGCCGTCGACGCGATCGGGTTGGCCCTGCTGAAGACGGAGCTGCGCGATGCTCTGGCGGGGGTGCCGGTCGAGCCGGTCGAGTCGCGGTGGCAGCCGCTGGATCAGGCCGCGTACGAGGCGAGCGAGCCGGGACGCAGGCGTAGCCGGCGGGCGGTGCGGTTCCGCGAGGACCTGCTCGGCGAGGTGCCGGAGTCGCTCGTGCCGCCGTCGTCCGCGCCGCCGCACACGCCGCGGATCGTGCAGGTCGACATCGAGTCGTCGGCCGTCGCGGTGGCCGCGGAGCTGCTCGCCGACCGGCAACGGGTGAGCACCAGTGCGGTCCTGCTGGCCGCCCAGGCAGCGGTGGTCTCCCATCACACCGGTGCCGATCCGGCGTTTCTGACCCTGATCGTCGGCGGCCGGGTGGAACGCCGGCTACAGACGATGATCGGCCCGGTGGTGCAGAACGGCCTGTTCCGGGTCGACGTCGGGACGGGTTCGTTCACGGACCTGGTCACCCGCTGCTACCGGCAGGCCCTGCTGACCTATCAGCACGGCAACCACGACACCGTCGAGCTGGCCGAGGCGCAGCGCCGGGTGGCGGCACGGCGGGGTTTCGTCCCGCAGGTCGGCGTCTTCTTCAACGACGCCCGGGAGCAGCAACGGTGGTCGGGGCTGCCGCAGGTGCGGTCCGCCCCGCAGGAGTTGGCCGAGGATCTCGCCGCGCTGTGCCGTGACACCCGGATCGAGTACGTGACCGGTTGGGAGCAGCAGGACCTGACCGTGTTCCTGAGCGTCTCGGACGCGTCGGGTGCCGCCGCGTTGCAACTGCGGGTGGACACCGCGTACCTCGGCGTCGAGGACGCCCGGCGGATCCTGGCCGGGATCGAGTCGTTGCTGGTCGCCGCAGCGGTCGGCGATCTCGACATGCGCCACGCGGGGCAGGTCCTCGGCGTCCGTCCGGCGGCGGGTCCGACCGGGTCCGACTGACCGCGTCCGACCGTCCGGCCGCTCCGGCACGCCGACGACTCAGCGTGTTCGTGGTGCGTCCGGACAACGGCGGAGTGCCGGCACTAAGGTGGTGGGCCGACACGGCTGGAGGGGAGTTCGGTGGCTGAGGTTGATGCCGGCGACTGGGTGGCACGGGTTGCCGACGACGTGGTGGCGGAGTGGGAGCGCCGGCCCGGGACACCGGTGCTCGTCTGCGCCTCGGGGATCAGTCCGTCCGGGCCGATCCACCTGGGTAACCTGCGCGAGATCATGGTCCAGCACTTCGTCGCCGACGAGGTGAGTCGGCGCGGGTTGCCGAGCCGGCACCTGCTCTCCTGGGACGACTACGACCGGCTGCGCAAGGTCCCGGCCGGGGTCGACCCGTCCTTCGCGGAGTACGTCGGCCGCCCGCTGACCGGGGTGCCGGACCCGTGTGGGGAGCACGAGAACTGGGCCGAGCACTTCAAGGCGCCGTTCCGGGCGGCGTTGCGGCAACTCGGTGTGGTCGTCGACGAGATCTCGCAGACCGCCATGTACACCGGTGGCCGGTACCGCGAGCAGGTCGTCACGGCCATGCGGGCCCGGGAGCTGATCGGGTCGGTGCTGGGCAGGTACCGCACCAAGGTCGACCAGGGCGAGTCCGAGGAGGGGCTGACCGCCCAGGACACCTACTACCCGTACAAGGTCTACTGTGCGGTCTGCCGGCGCGACGACACGACGATCGTGTCCTTCGACGACGAGACCACCGAGATCCGGTACACCTGCGTCTGTGGGCACTCCGACCGGGCCTGGCTGGACCGGCAGGACCCGGGCAAGCTGGTCTGGAAGGTCGACTGGCCGATGCGGTGGGCGTACGAGCAGGTCCTGTTCGAGGCCGCCGGGGTGGACCACTCCTCCCCCGGCTCCAGCTACACGGTCGGCGGCGAGGTGGTCGACCGGGTGTACGGCGGCAAGGCTCCGGTCTATCGCGGCTACTCGTTCGTCGGCACCAAGGGGGCGGCGAAGCTCAGCGGTTCCGCCGGTGCCGCGCCGACGCCGGACGACGCGTTGCGGATCCTGGAGCCGGCCCTGGTGCGCTGGTTGTACGTGCGGCGTCGACCGAACCAGTCGATCACGGTGGCGTTCGACCAGGAGGTGAGCCGGCTCTACGACGAGTGGGACGCCCTGGTGGGGCGGGTGCGGGCGGGCAGCGCGTCGGAGGTCGACGCAGTGGTGCTCGACCGCTCGTCGCGTACTGCGGAGGTGGAGTTGCCGCACACCGCGCGGCCGATGTCCTTCCGCACGCTGGCGTCGGTGTACGACATCACCGCCGGCACCGAGGAGCAGACGCTGCGGATCCTGCGGGACATGACGCCGCAGGATCCGGTGGGCTCGTTGGACGAGGTGCGTCCCCGGCTCGACCGCGCGGCGGACTGGGTGGCCACGCACGTGTCACCGGCGGAGCGTACGCAGGTGCGGAGCGAGCCGGATCGGGAGTTGCTGGCCTCCCTCGATCCGGTCCAGCGCGAGGGGTTGCGGCTGCTCGTCGACGGGCTCGTGGAGAACTGGACGCTGGACGGGCTGACCGCGCTGGTCTACGGGGTGCCGAAGCAGCAGCTCGGTCTTCCGCTGGACACCGCGCCCAGCCCCGAGCTGCGGGCCGCCCAGCGGGCGTTCTTCGGTCTCGTGTACCGCCTCCTGGTGCACCGGGACACCGGCCCTCGACTGCCGACCCTGTTGCTGGCGCTCGGTGCCGACCAGGTCCGGGCGCTACTCACCCCGCAGGAGGCCGACGCGACCGCCGGCCGGGCGTGACCTGGAGTCGACCGACGTCGATCGTGGTCATCCACGGGGATGGATTGCCGGGTGGGTCGGTGATGGGTTAAGAAGGCTGTCTGCCTCCGACACCCGACATCCGACAGGACGCCCATGGCCCTCATCGCCGTCGCAGACCTCCGTCGACTGGTACTCGCACTACTCGGTCAGGCCGGCACACCGGACGACGTCGCCGAGGTCGTCGCCGATTCGCTGATCGGTGCCGACCTGGCCGGGCACGGCTCGCACGGCGTGCTCAAGCTGCCGTCGTACCTGCGGGACATCGCCCAGGGCCGGTTGAAGCCGACCGCGCGTCCGTTCGTCGTCGACGACGCGCCCGCGACCGCCGTCGTCGACGGCGCGGGCGGTTTCGGTCACCTGGCCGCCCGGTACGCCGTCGACCTGGTGGTGGAGAAGGCCGCCCACAGCGGACTGGCGGCGGTGGTGATGTCGCACGCGCACCACACCGGGCGGCTGGGCGGCTGGTCCGAGCGCATCGCCGACGCCGGCCTGATCGGGTTGTTGACCGGCGGGGAGGGTCAGGGTCCGTGGAAGGTCGCGCCGCACGGTGGGACGGACGGTGCGCTGGCCACCAACCCGGTCACCTGGGCCATCCCACGTGCGGCGGGCCAGCCCCCGGTGGTGCTGGACTTCGCCACCAGCATGGTCTCCATCGGGAAGTTGCAGATCGCGCGGGCCGCCGGGGCGCAGAGCGTGCCCCCGGGGTGGGTGCTGGACGCGCAGGGCAGTCCGAGTACCCGGTTGGAGGACTTCTTCACCGGCGGGTACCTGTTGCCGTTCGGAGGCCACAAGGGTTTCGCGCTCGCGGTGATCGCCGAGTTGCTCGCCGTCGGGCTCAGCGACGGTGACCGGTTCGCCGGTGCGGAACGGTCGAGTTGCCTCTTCGTGCTCGCCGTCGACCCGGCCCGGTTCGGGCCACCGGAACGGTTGCACGATTTCGTCGAGGCGACGGTGCGGCGGCTCAAGGCGGTGCCGGCCGATCCGGACTCGGGTGAGGTGCTGGTGCCGGGCGAGCCGGAGCAGCGCGCGCGGGCGGCGGCCGACGGGGTGGTGCTGCCCGACGCCACGTGGCGGGACCTGTGCACGGTGGCCGCCGGGCTGGGCATCGACGCACCGGCGGCGGCCGACGCCTCGGTTGCGGCCGACGCCTCGGTTGCGGGCGGGGCGGAGTCGATCCCGGCGGAGGGCACGGCGTGAACATCCTGGTGGCCGGACGGCTCGGCCGGTACCCGGAGCGGATCATGACGTTGGCCGAGCGGGGGCACCGGTTGACGTACGTCACGATGCCGGCACCGGCACAGCGGCCCACGCCGGACGTGCTGCCGTCGAGTGTGCCGCAGTTCCGGCTGCCGGCGGGGCCGGCCGGTGCGGAGTTGACCCGGATCGCGGCGGAGCACCGCGTCGACGTGGTCTACAGCCTGAAGAACGTCTGGGACGGGTCGTTGCAGTTGCTCGGCGAGTTGCTCGATGCCGGGGTGGGTCCGGTGGTGCGCCACCACAAGGAGCACTTCTGCGAGCCGGCCGAGCTGGAGCGGCGGGCGTTGACCGAGACCGCCGGGCAGATCTACATCAACCAGGAGTCGTGGGACTACTTCCGTGGGGCGTACGGGGTCAGTGACGCATCGGCGCACCTGCTGGACCCGGACTACCTGCCGGCGCGGTACTTCACCGACGACCTGACCGGCAAGCTGCGCGAGCGGGACGGGGAGCCGCACCTGCTGGTCGCCGGTGGGGTGTCCAGCACCCGGGGCCGTACCGACATCCGCGAGCTGTGTGCGGCGTTGAGTCGTCGCCGGGTCCACGTGCACATCTACGGCGGCAAGTACATCGGTCCGAACGCCCAGTCGATCTGGAGTGTGGACAACGCGCACGCCCGCGCCGCGTACGCGCGGCTCGCCGAGAGCGGTTACGTGCACCTGCACGACCACATTCCGCCGGAACGGTTCGTCGCCGAGTGGTCCCGGTACGACGCCGGGTTGATGCACGTGGTGGCGCAGGGCACCCACGAGGTGGGTTTCCAGCGGATGAACCGGCCGAACCGGCTGGTGCCGTACCTGGCCGCCGGGCTGCCGGTGGCCCAGCAGCGCGGCGGCCAGGAGGCCATGGAGCGGATCGTGCGGCAGGAGGGGATCGGTTTCCTGTTCGACGGGTACGACGAGTTGGCCGACGTGTTGCACGACCGGGCGCGGCTGGGTCGGCTCGGCGCCGACGTGCTGGCCCGGCGTGGGGAGTACACGTTCGAACGGCACGCGGACGCGCTGCTGGAGGTGTTGGCGGGCTACGCCGGGCGACGTTGACCGGCGGCTCTGCCGTCGGCGTTAGGAGGGGTCCCCTGCTATGCCGTAGGCGTTAGCAGGGGACCCCTCCTTGCACCGAGGCGGGTGAGGCGGGCGCGGGTGTGGATCCAGCGCACGGTCGCGTCGCGCCGCCACCGGCGTACGGCGTTGCGGTCCTGCCGCAGTGATCGGTACTCGACTCCGGCCCGCAGGACGCCCTCGCGCAGGCGCAGCAGTGCCGGATGGGGCGGTACGGCCGGTCCGGCGTCGACGGGGTAGCCCAGTTCGGCCATGACCGGCCCGGCGGCGGCCTCCACCAGGCCGACCTCGGTGGGGGGCAGGCGGCGGCGCCAGGTGCCGACGCTGCTGGTGGTCACCGGCTGGCCGGCGTTGCGCCACGACTCCGAGAGACTGGCCAGCGCCTTGGCCGTCGGGGTGCGGTCGTGGGCGAAGAGCGCGGGTTCCGGCGACTCCCCCAGCCAGGCGCAGAGCTGCGTGATCATGTCCCGTGGCTGCTGCACCAGGTCCTCGTAGCGCAGCAGGTGGACGGTGTCGGGGCCGTGGCGGGCCAGCGCGGCGGCGGCCGAGGTCTGCTGCCGCGCCCAGAGTCGCCCGGTGAGGTAGGGGTGGCAGTGCCCGAACACCGCCCGGCGGGCGGAGGCGGCCACGTCCCGGGGGTCGCGGACCAGCCAGACGAACCGGGCCGCCGGGTATTCGGCCAGGACGTCGGTGACGTGGTCGACCATGAAGGTGCTCTTGCAGCCCCAGCGGGCCTTCCCCTCCGCCTCGCGGTACTGCTCGTAGAGTTCGGCGACCACCCCGAAGAGGGTGGGGCTGGCCCGGGCCACCGCCAGGTCGGGGTCGACGCGGTGCGGCCACGGGGAGATGTGCCGGTCGAGCAGGAGACAGGCGTCGTCGACGAGCCGCCGCCGGTTGCCCTCGTCGGTGAGGTCGCCATAGCAGTCGGCCACCGGTGCCAGGTAGCGCATGAAGTGCGGCGGGTGCGGGACGGCGATGCGGGAGTGTGCGTTCAGCACCAGGCGGAGCAGGTTCGAGCCGGAGCGTTCGGTGCCGATGATGAGTACCGGGCTCTGGCTGCGCCCGCTCCGCCCGGTGCCGTCCGTCGTCACGCCGAGCCGGCGGTGACCAGTCCTCCGGTCACCTTCTTCGCGCCGCAGGCCATCAGGCTGCTTCCGGCGGCGGCGACCTCCGGCGAGGCCACCTGGTCCAGGGTGTACCGCTCCGATCCGGGCACCAGCGGCGCGCCGGCGGAACTGGCCTCGGCCCGCCAGCCCGAGCCGGCGTACGAGGTGGAGCGCGTGAGCCCGTCGTCGGGGTTGGGGTGGAAGTGCGTGAAGTTCTCGGGCCAGTGCTGGAAGTCCATCACCGGGCCGGGCTGGTAGGCGTCGTAGACGCGCTTGTAGGCGTCGCGGCAGGCCTGCTCGGAGAGTCCGCTGACGTTGAGGAACTCGTCCTCGTGCAGGGCCTGCTCGATGGAGAGCCAGTTGACGTGGTCCAGTTCGCTGCGCATCAGGCCCGACTGGAGCGCCTGCTGGTAGACGGTGGTGCCCGGCATCGCGGAGAGGTACTTGACCCGGGTCACGTGGTTGTACGTCTCGGCGAACTCGACCATGTGGTTGAGGGATTCCTCGCTCTCGTTGGGCAGGCCGACGATGAGCAGGGCGCCGAACCGTACGCCGCCGTCGAACGTGGTCCGCATGGCCCGGACGGTGATGTTCTCCGAGTTGCCCTTGCGGGCCTCGCGCAGCACTTCGGAGCCGAGGGACTCGACGCCGTAGAGGATGATGTCGGCGCCCGCGTCGCGCATCGCGTCGATCCTGGGCTTGTCCATGTCGGCGCACCGGGTCAGGCAGGTCCAGCGTAGGTCGTGGTCCTTGATGACGTCGCAGATCTCGATGGTCTGGCGGCGGTGGGAGCTGAACGTGAGGTCGACGAAGAAGCTGAACTCGATGCCGTAGCGGCTCTTGAGCCAGGCCAGGTCGGCGTCCATCTTCTCGGGTGACTTGGCGCGTACCTGGGGGGTGGTCCGGTAGCAGAAGGAGCAGTCCATCTTGCAGCCACGGCTGTAGGAGGAGATGATCTGCGGCTGGAGGCCCATCGGGCTCTGCGCCTGCGGCCACAGTTCCAGGCGCATCCGGGGCAGCGCGTCGAGGTCCATCATCTGTCCACGCGGCGGGGTGCGCTTGACGACGCCTTCCGGCGTCCGGTAGACGATGCCGCGGATGGTGGGCAGGTCCTGTGACCAGCGGCCGGCGGCGTAGCTCTCCATCAGGTCGAGGATCGTGATCTCACCCTCGCTGATCACCGCGATGTCGCAGGCGGTGTGCTCCATGAACAGGTTGGGCACCGAGGTGACCAGCGAACCGCCGCAGATGATGGGGATCTCGGGTGCATTGTCCCGGACCATGGCCATCAGTTCGTTGCAGAACGGGAAGTTGTCCTCGAAGGTGCAGATGCCCAGGACGTCGGTCTGGCCGATGATCTGGTCGTAGGCGGCCTGGAGGGGGTTCGGGGTGTACCGGACGTCGACGATCCGCACCGGGTAGCCGGCGTTGTGCAGGACGGTGGAGATGTAGGAGGCCCCCTCGTAGGGGGACGTCAGGAAGAACTCCCACCCACGCGGCATGGTGAACGGTGACGGCCCGACGACCAGGGTGAAGCGGGGCAGTGTCGGGTCGGTGGGCACCGGCGTCAGGTCCTGCTCCCGCATCTGTTCCTGGTAGCGGTGGTCGACGGAGTTGGTGGCGTTGGCGTACAGCTCGGGAGCGAGGGAAAGTACACGAGGCATGACTGAGACCTTCCTGTCGTCGCCGCCGGGGCGTCCGGTCGGGACGTCCGGCGATTGAGCACGATTATATCGAGGGTTGTCGATCTAGAGGTCGGTCGTCGTCGGACGGGCCGGACTCACCGGCCACCGGGTAGACGCTCGGGTCGTCGAGGGGGACCTTCAGCCAGGAGATCATCTGACGCACCTGGTGGTAAGCGGCCAGCCGGCGGGCGTCGTCGTCCGCGGCCTCCGCCTCGGCGATCGGCTTCCACAGTCGCCGCACCATGACCGGGCCGATCTCCAGCAGCCCCTCGCTGCCGCCGGTCGCCCAGCGGGCCAGCACGTAGCGGGCCAGCACCCCGACCGGGATGCCCAGGTTGCGCGACATCCCACGCAGGGTCACCAGCGGGTCCAGCATGCCGTACCGCATGACCTCGTCACGGAAGTTGGCGTGCGGGTCGTCCTCCGGCCACGTGGCGCGCCAGCGTTCCAGGCGGACGAGGGGCTCCTCGGCCGGATCCCCGCCCACGTTCTGCTCCGACGCTGATGTGGTCATCTCGCCTCCCACGTCGCTGTCTACGTGCTCACTCCGCCCGGTGCAGGATGCCCGTCATACAGCCCAGCGCCCCGGCGGCCCGGACGTGCTGGTCGACGCCGACCTCGGTCACGGTCACACCGACACCCTCCAGACGACGGCGGATGCCCGGCGCGCCGGCCGGCATCAGGGCCCGCCGGGGCCCCAGCGCCACCAGGTTCATCCCCCGTCGCCGCAGCAACTCGTCGTCCGGCGCGAACTCCACCGAACGGACGTCCCGGGAGCGCAGCAGCGCCCGCAACTCATCGGTCGCCGCAGCGGCGTGCACCGCCGCCAACCGTTCGTCGAGGAAGGTCACCGCGCCCAGGAGGTGCTGGACACCCGGGCCGAGTCGGACGGTGACCACCTGCACGCCCTGGTCCGCCAGGACACGCCGCAGACACTCCGCTCCGGCCGCGCTCGTCCGGAAACCCACCCCGACCATCACCGTGTCGCGGTCCAGCCACAGCGCGTCCGCGCCCTCAAGGGTGGCGCTGCCCGCCACCGTGGCCAGCACCGGGTATCCGGCGGCGGCCAGTGCGGCGGCGGCGTACCGTTCCTCGCCGGCCCGTTGCGCGGCGGCCGTGCGGCCCACCACCACTCCCGCCGGGGTGGCGACGAACAGGTCACGGGTGAAGACGAAGTTCGGTGGCGTGTCCGCCGCCGGGCGGGCCAGCACCACCTCCACGCCCGCCTCCGCGAACGCCGCGGCGACCGCCTCGGTCTCCGCGCGCATGGCGCCGAGGTCCACCCGCGCGGTCATCAGTGCGGCGGCCGGATCGGTGATCCGTGCCAGGCTCTCCGGCGGCCAGCCGAGCAGCACCGCCCGCAGCGGCGCGGACTCCGACCGGTAGCCGCAGCGGGCCCAGAGCCGACCGGCCGCCACCTCCTGCTCGTGGCTGGTCGACCGGGGCGACCACCCGGCACCGCCCAGAGTGCTCGGCGGCGGCGCGGTGGTCTCAGATCCAGGATTCGTCGTCGTCATATCCCAGCTCCTCGGCCAGTCGCCGCTCCGGACCTCCGATGGCGGCGCGTACCAGCTCCGACCGCCGTCGCCATCGGCCGGGTTGCGGCGGCGCGGTCGCGACCACGGGGTCCCGCAGCCCGTCGGCCGCGATCGCGCGGAGCGGTCCGTCCATCGGCACTCCGAGCCAGTCGGTGATCCGGGTCAGCACGCCCGCCCGGCTCTGCGCGGAGCGCACCAGGTCCTCGAACCGCACCCGCAGGTAGGGCAGCCGCAGCGTGGCGGCGTCGTCGAGGATCGCCCGGTGACAGGAGCGCCACTGCAGGGCGCAGACGTCGGGCAGGGTCGCCCGGGTGTAGTCCTGCCAGCCCTGCGGCAGGTCGAACTTCCACCACCAGCGGTCCTCGGGCCGGTCCCGCCCGTAGCCGGTGATGTTCAGGGGCCGGTCCATCTTGTGGGCGTGGAAGCCGTGATAGAGCCAGCCGTCGTACAGGCCGTTGATGGATCCGGCCGGGTTGCGGGTCAGGTGCAGGACGCGCATCCGGGCGTTCGGGAACAGTGCCCGGAGGAACCCCAGCCGGTAGGCGTTGCTGGGCGTCTTGATCACCAGCGGGCGGGTCGCCAGGTCGTGCGCGGTGGCGTAACGCCAGCCGACGGTGAGCACGAAGGGCGGCTCCTCCACCAGCAGGTCGCCGGGCGCGCCCCGCACGTCCTGGCGCCACGGCGGTCCGGCGAGGTGCGGTGGCATGTCGTAGTAGCCGGTGCGGATCGGCACGCCGCGTACGGCGAGGGCGGCGTGCAGCCGGGCGTGGAACCGGGCCGCCTGCGACAGGCAGGCCGGATCGAAGTCGGGCTGCGACCGGAGCTCGGCCAGCACCCGGCGGGCCGTGTCGAGCCAGGCCGCCAGGTCGATCTCCAGCGTCGGCCACTGGATGGTGAACCGCCAGGCCGCGTCCAGCAGGAACTGCTCCGGTGCGACCGTCGGATCCGGTCGACCGACGTCCAGCGACAGTTCCTCGTCGAACACCCGGCGCCGGGCGGGCGGCAGGGCGGCCAGGTGCGCGGCGTCGAGCTGGTCGCTGCCGGTCCCGCTGTCCGGCGGCACCAGGCCGGCGAGCCGCAGGTACGGGTTGAACTCCGCGCGCAGGTGCAGCAACGCGGGTGTCCGGCGCAGCATCTCGGCGAGCATGCTGGAACCACTGCGGGAGCTGGAGGCGAGCACCACCAGGTCCCGGACCCGGCCGGTGAAGTCCCGCACCACGGGTCGCCGTAGCCGGCGCAGTTCGGTCAGCCGGTCCGCCAGGTGGGCGTGACCGGCGAGCCCGGGCGCGGTGCCGGTCAACACACCGGTTTCCGTACCGAGTACACGCACCAGCGCCACTGGTCCCGGACCGATCCGTCGGCGGAGACCTCGAACGGGTGCACCGCCCGCACCTGGGCCGGGGCGTCATAGAAGAGCCGGTAGATCTCCTGGCGGGCGGCGGGGGTCGTCTCGTGGGTGTCGATCCACTTGTCGATCGACTCCCAGAGCAGGTACTCCTCCATCGTCAGGTCGGTGAAGCCGGCGCCGAGCAACAGCCGCCGGAAGTCCGGCTCGCGGAACATCTGGAACAGCAGCGGCTGCTTCTTCTTGAAGATCCGGAACATCCAGTACGCGTCCTCGTCGGCGTACGGGACGATCTGGCCGACGATGAACTGCCCGCCCGGTCTGAGGACCCGGAAGACCTCCGACACCGGCTTCTCCGGGTTCGGCAGCAGGTGCAGCACCTCGCGGTTGACGACCAGGTCGAAGCTGGCGTCGGGGAACGGCAGGTCGTAGACGGTGCCCTGGTGGACCTTGTCGAGCCGGGTGGAGGCGAGCGACACCATCTCCGGGGTGATGTCCAGGCCGATCATCTCGCCGACCCGGCCCCGGAAGGCGTTGCCGACCACCCCGCTGCCGCAGCAGACGTCCAGCATCCGGGCGTCCGGGGCGACGTCGCAGAGCGCCGCGTGCTGGGCCAGCAGGCCCTCGTCGGTGAGCCAGGAGCAGGAGTCGTGCCAGTTGCGCGAGCGGATGCCGAACTGACGCTGGTAGACGGCGTAGTCGACCTCGATCTGGCGGCGCCGGACCTGTGCGGTGCGGCTGGCCAGCCGGGCGGCGAGCCGGGCGCGCGCGGAGTCGAGCGTGCGTTTGACCAGGCGCTGCCCCAGGTCGTCGTCGAGCGCCAACTGCCGGGTCAGCTCGGCCGACACGGCGGCGCGGACGAAGCCGGCGACCTCGCTGCTCTGCAACCGCTTCTTGGTCTGTCCGTCGAAGCGGGGGCTGCGCATCCGGACCGCGACGACCGCGGCCAGCCCTTCAAGGATGTCGACCGTGGTGATCCGTTCCCCGGCGGTCGTGTCGAGCAGGCCGCGGCTGGTCGCGTACGCGTTGATCACCTCGGCCAGCGCGGCCCGCAGCCCGTCCACGTGGGTGCCGTGGTGGTCGGTCCGGACGCTGTTGACGAAGCTCTGGATGTCCTCGGTGTAGCCCTCGGTCCAGCAGAAGGCGGCGTCGAGCGCCAGGTCGTCGGTCTCGTGCCGGACGGTGAGCGGGTCCGGGTGCACCCACACCGCGTCGCGGTGCCGGTGTCGCAGGAATCCGCCCACGCCGGACTGGTAGCTGAGCCGGACGTCCTCCCCGGTGCGCTCGTCGCGCAGCCGCAGGGTCAGCGTCGGGTGCAGGAAGGCGACCTCCTCCAGCCGGCTGCGGATCAGGGCGGCCGAGAACTCCGCGGTCTCCAGGACCGTCTCGTCCGGGAGGAAACGGATGCGGGTGCCGGTGCGGTCCGATGCGCCGACCCGCGTGAGGTCGCCGGCCGGCGCGCCTCGCGTGTAGATCTGTCGGTGGTGGGCGCCGTCGCGCCACACGTCCAGCTCCAGCCGCTCGGACAGGGCGTTGACGCAGGAGAGTCCGACGCCGTGCAGCCCGGCCGAGGTGCGGTAGGACCCGGCCTCGAACTTGCCGCCGGAGTGCAGGGTGGTCAGCAGCACCTCGGCGGCCGGGCGCTGGTGCTCCGGGTGCGGGTCGACGGGTATGCCCCGGCCGTCGTCGCCGACCGAGCAGGAGCCGTCGCGGTGCAGGACGACCTCGACGTCGCGGCAGTGTCCCGCCTCCGCCTCGTCCACCGCGTTGTCGACCAGCTCGCTGACCAGGTGGTGCCAGCCGGCCACACCGACCGAGCCGATGTACATCGACGGGTGCCGGCGTACTCCGTCGAGGCCGGAGAGGACCATGATCGTGCTGGCGTCGTACCTGGTGTCGGCGGGCGCCGGGGGCGGGGGCGGGGCGGCCTGCGTGGACTCCATCGGCTGGCTCACTTCCTGGTCGGCGGTCTGCTGGCCGGTGGTCATCCGGCGACCGGCTCGCCGAGTGACCCGGCGGGTACGCCGCGCAGCGCCTCGTGGGCGGCGCTCAGCTTGGCCAGATGCGCGTGCTTGAGGGCGCGCAGGGTCTCCAGCCAGCTCGCGACGTCGGCCAGCCCCTCCTCGTGTGCCTGCTGGACCAGCGCCGGGTAGCGGGCGGTCGCGGCCTCCATCTCGCTGCTCAGCGCGGCGGCGAGGTTGAGGTCGGTGTCGCCCAGCGGCCGCCCGGTGGCCGGGTCGGCCACGGCCTGCAGGAAGTCGAGATGCCCGTGTGCCACGCAGGCCGCGCTCTCGGCGAGTTCGGTGAACAGCCGGGCGGAGTCGAGCGAGCCCTCGATCTCGGACACCTGGGCGAAGTACTGGAAGCGCAGGACGGTCGATGCTTCGGCGATGAACGCCGCGCGAATTTCGTCGAACAATTCCTCAGTGAGGGCACTCATTGTACCGTTCCACTCCCCCGAATGATTCGGAGCATTTGCCGACCAGCGCGGGAAACGCCGGATTCGGTATCGGAATTCTATTGGACGAAAGGGTGCGGGATTGTCGCCCCCGAATCTCCGTCAAACGTTGACCAGGCACATCACTGCCCGGCCCACCAGGCCCGGTGGTCAGAACTATAGACGCGCCGACCATCGCCCGTCTAGAGTCCAACGTCAATGTCAGTGAGCCTTCGGCAGGGCACGCTCAGCAGCGTTGCGGAGGTTCCTCATCGCCGCCGCGCGCTACCGCACAGCGGTCCCGCGCCGTCGCGGCCGGTCCCGAATTGTGGAAACGACAGGGGGAGCAGTGACAATTAGCGATCAGGACGTCGTCGACCACTTCACCGCGCGGGCGCAGGGCTACGACCGCTCCAGCGCCTGGTGCACCGACACCGAGCTCGGCCGTCTCGTCCTCGACCTGACCTCGCCCCGGCCGGAGCACG
Above is a window of Verrucosispora sp. NA02020 DNA encoding:
- a CDS encoding rubrerythrin, which produces MSALTEELFDEIRAAFIAEASTVLRFQYFAQVSEIEGSLDSARLFTELAESAACVAHGHLDFLQAVADPATGRPLGDTDLNLAAALSSEMEAATARYPALVQQAHEEGLADVASWLETLRALKHAHLAKLSAAHEALRGVPAGSLGEPVAG
- a CDS encoding methyltransferase domain-containing protein, whose translation is MTTGQQTADQEVSQPMESTQAAPPPPPAPADTRYDASTIMVLSGLDGVRRHPSMYIGSVGVAGWHHLVSELVDNAVDEAEAGHCRDVEVVLHRDGSCSVGDDGRGIPVDPHPEHQRPAAEVLLTTLHSGGKFEAGSYRTSAGLHGVGLSCVNALSERLELDVWRDGAHHRQIYTRGAPAGDLTRVGASDRTGTRIRFLPDETVLETAEFSAALIRSRLEEVAFLHPTLTLRLRDERTGEDVRLSYQSGVGGFLRHRHRDAVWVHPDPLTVRHETDDLALDAAFCWTEGYTEDIQSFVNSVRTDHHGTHVDGLRAALAEVINAYATSRGLLDTTAGERITTVDILEGLAAVVAVRMRSPRFDGQTKKRLQSSEVAGFVRAAVSAELTRQLALDDDLGQRLVKRTLDSARARLAARLASRTAQVRRRQIEVDYAVYQRQFGIRSRNWHDSCSWLTDEGLLAQHAALCDVAPDARMLDVCCGSGVVGNAFRGRVGEMIGLDITPEMVSLASTRLDKVHQGTVYDLPFPDASFDLVVNREVLHLLPNPEKPVSEVFRVLRPGGQFIVGQIVPYADEDAYWMFRIFKKKQPLLFQMFREPDFRRLLLGAGFTDLTMEEYLLWESIDKWIDTHETTPAARQEIYRLFYDAPAQVRAVHPFEVSADGSVRDQWRWCVYSVRKPVC